In Vibrio echinoideorum, the sequence TTCTCGGCCGTGGTTGGCGTTTCCATCAATTGGCGCTGATTACGTCTGTACTCGACCAGGTGCATGAACGCGACGACTGAACTTTCTGGTGTACGATAGGTTGGGATTCCTGCTTCTGTAAACAACTTTCTAGCAGGTCTTGCTGTCAGCTCACCAGACCAATTAGTTAGAATATTGAATCGCTTATGACGAGGGTGTTTCTTAATTGCTTTAATAATTCGCTCAGCTGTTTGGGCTGAATGAGCAATTGCAGAAGGGCTGTGCATAATAAGAATTGCATCTGCTTCATCACCACCAAGCAGAGTGTTAATCGTATCGATATAACGTTGATCACCGGCGTCGCCAACAATATCAATCGGGTTGCTATGCGACCAACTTGATGGCAATACTTTGTTTAATCTCTCTAGCGTTTTTTCTGATAACTCAGCAAGCTTGCCCCCACGATCAAATAAGGTATCCACGGCCATAATTGCAGGGCCACCACCATTGGTGACGATGGCTAACCGCTCACCACGCAGTGGCACTGAGTGAGTTAATGTTTCTACCGCAGCAAACAGTTCATGTAAGTTCTTAACTCGTAACATGCCGCTACGTCGTATGGCTGAGTCATAGATAATATCTAACGTGTCAGCACCGCCAGTATGCGCAATTGCAGCGGCTCTACCTTTCGCAGTTCGTCCGCCTTTTAACACCAGAATTCGTCGGTTACGAGATGCGGCACGTGCAGCCGAAATAAAGCGTCTTGCATCTTTAATGCTGTCAACATAAAGCAAGATTGCTTCGGTGTGAGAATCGGTACTTAGATAATCCAATAGCTCTGAGAACTCAATGTCACTGCCATTACCTATCGAGATAAATGCAGAGAAGCCGATTTCTTTGTCGTTAGCCCAGTCGAGAATAGTGGTACATACGGCTGCCGATTGCGAAACAAAAGCAATTTTACCGGGCAGCGCAGTAACTGGAGAGAAAGAGGCGTTTAGTTTTAACCATGGAACAATGATGCCAAGGCTATTTGGGCCAAGCACACGGATATTGTGTTTTTTGGCAATCGCTAGGCATCGGGAATCAAACGTTTCACCGTTGTCACTAGTCTGATGCATGTCTGACGAAAGAACAATTACGCAAGCAATGCCTTTCTCCGCTAACTCTTCAAAAATGGCCACATTCCGTGTTGCGTTAGTACATAAAACCGCGAGGTCAGGCACGATAGGTAGCGACAAAATGTCCTTGTAAGAAAGTACCCCCGCGACAGAATCATATTTCGGTGTAACGGGCATGACCGCACCTTTAAAATCCCCGTGCAGCAAATTGTTCATAACGATATATCCCGCGCGCGTTTCTTGTTGAGAAGCACCAACAACAGCGATTGAACGGGGTTTGAGTAGGGGATCAAGATGATTCATAGACATATCCTAGCAATGCACGTAGGTTCATCGTAACTTACTTTTCACTCACGGGTTGATGGCAAATTCACCGAATTAAGATGAATAAGCAAACACTGGATAAAGTTTGTGAAATAGGTCACCCACTAATGGTGTATAATCTCAAAGTTAACTTGATTCTAAACCGACGTATCGGCATGATTTATAGTAATTATTATTAAGGATATAGAGCTTTCCATGAAAAAATTTGCAATTGTAACTTTGCCACTGCTCTTGGCTGCATGTGTATCGGACGACTATGTTACAAATGTAACTTCAGATAGTTATCAAGAAGAGTACAAAACTGCCAAGGTTGAAGCTCCAGTTGTATCTCAATCTGAGCAAACAGGTGTTGTTGAAGAGAATGTTGTCAACGTTATCAAGACAGAGCCTGTTGAACAAAAAGTGGCTCAAACAACGAGAGCTAAGCCAGTTACAACAGTGACAGGCCCAACGAAGAAACAACAAGACATGAACCAACGCTTTGGTTACACGGTTCAAGTTGTTGCTGTGGGCAGCCAAAGCAAAGTCGACTCTTTCGTGAAAATGCTACCAACGACTTCTCAGCCAGTTTGGGAAAACTACAAAATGGTTAACGGCACTAAGTGGTTCACAGTCCTTTACGGTGACTACGCAACACGCTTAGAAGCTAAAAAGGCAATCTCAACGCTGCCAACCACTTTCCAAAACTTGAAGCCGTTTGTTAAGAGCATTGATGACATCAAGAACTCTGAATACCCAACGCTTAACAAGTTGAACTAAGTTTTAATTCAGAAAGAGGGAGCAAATGCTCCTTCTTTTGTTTTAAGACGAACCGTTTTGTTTAATAGTTAATCGCTCGTTCTTTCGGACACAAATTTAACGTTCAAAACACTGTACCTATCTCGACTTTTGTTTATCATTGAAGTCAGTATTCCTAGTTTCAAGGACCGAATTTACCCATGAACACCACAAACATCCTTCTACTTTGCGGCGGTGGATCTTCAGAGCATGAAGTGTCTTTAGTTTCAGCCAATTACCTTTTTGAACAACTCAATAGCGTTCCAGATTTTAACGTTGTAAGAGTTGAGATTAAAAACGAAGGCTGGTGTCTTGATTCAGGTGAATTGGTTTATCTCGATATCAACAATCAAGCTTTACGTGGCGATGGACTCGATTCAAAAGTAGATTTCATTGTGCCTTGCATTCACGGCTTCCCAGGTGAAACGGGTGACATCCAGTCACTGTTTGAACTAGCTAAGATTCCGTACCTAGGTTGTGGTTCTGAAGCAAGCAACAACAGCTTTAACAAGATCACTTCAAAGCTTTGGTACGATGCACTGGGCATTCCAAACACACCGTATTTGTTCTTATCAGATAACAACGACCAAGCTCATTCACAAGCGAGTCAAGCTTTTGAAAATTGGGGCAAAGTGTTCGTGAAGGCGGCTCGTCAAGGGTCTTCTGTAGGTTGTTACCAAGTTAACCAAGTGGAAGAGTTAAGCGAAGCGATCAATAAGGCGTTTACCTTCTCGGATCAAGTGTTGGTTGAGAAATCAGTTGTGCCTAGAGAGCTAGAAGTTGCCGCTTATGAAATCGATGGTGAACTACACATTAGTAAGCCAGGAGAGGTGATTGCACCTAATGGCGCATTTTACTCTTACGAAGAGAAATACAGCTCAGACAGCCACTCAATTACCGAAGTTGAAGCAAATAACTTAACAGATGAACAACTAGAACTAATTGCAGACAGTGCACGCAAAGTATTTACGCAAATGAAGCTTCGTCACCTATCTCGTATCGATTTCTTCTTAACGCAAGACAACGAAATTTACCTGAATGAAGTCAATACTTTCCCAGGTATGACGCCAATTTCCATGTTCCCTAAAATGGTTGAGCATGATGGCCACAAATTCAGCCAGTTCTTAGAGAACTGCGTGAGAACGAGCCTCTCTTAGTTCATCTTATCCCAAACGCATCTTAAATCTTAAGATTATCAAAGTAGTGCCTTGAGCTCATAGCCAAGGCACTAGTCATTTTTATAACCAAGTAGTTTATTAACTGGGCCCGATTATTTGATCCCCGAGTGCTTATTGCAAACCTCTTTGGCGATAACCCTTTGGTTTTATCGGCTTATTGCCAAGGTACGATAGCTTTAAATTTCATTTTCTCATTTTCGGCGGTACCAACATAACCCACATATTGCGCGGGCATTGCAGGGCTGAGCCAACGACCAAAATCCTGAATTTCTCTTACCTTAAGACCTTGTTTCGAAAGCTCTTGTGCCGCACCTACACGGATCGAATTCCCTGAAAAGTGATGATTTTCTGCGAGAGCAAGCATATCGCTCGCTCTTCTTAATATCCTGTAAATAGACGAATCATCCAAAGGTTGAAGCCCAATGTTCTCATGCTTATCTATCGCACGAAACACGGGGAATTCATCATCTGTACCAGTAAAAGAAAGCCAACGTTGTAAAGTCACACTTGCTACTGGCGACAACTTATACGCAGAATCTTTAATAGTTATCTTGTAGCCTTCGTTACAGCTATCAACATCTCTCATTGATAATGCTTTGAGCTCTGAACGCTTTAAAGCGCATTCGAACATCACATTATAGATTGCAATATCACGAATCTCTTTTA encodes:
- a CDS encoding tyrosine-type recombinase/integrase, translated to MRKKVPILTDFVTINSFVEKLNSNATIEIIDELTGHQYSHNSLLGIYSDWNRYHAFCTKNRINTLPASITAIRRFLETESNDRKYASLKRYTATLSLLHTVLNFANPIKHRQVRFTLLHLQAQMAGDAKQTNAMTSAHLTELNTLLSHENVNLKEIRDIAIYNVMFECALKRSELKALSMRDVDSCNEGYKITIKDSAYKLSPVASVTLQRWLSFTGTDDEFPVFRAIDKHENIGLQPLDDSSIYRILRRASDMLALAENHHFSGNSIRVGAAQELSKQGLKVREIQDFGRWLSPAMPAQYVGYVGTAENEKMKFKAIVPWQ
- a CDS encoding D-alanine--D-alanine ligase; amino-acid sequence: MNTTNILLLCGGGSSEHEVSLVSANYLFEQLNSVPDFNVVRVEIKNEGWCLDSGELVYLDINNQALRGDGLDSKVDFIVPCIHGFPGETGDIQSLFELAKIPYLGCGSEASNNSFNKITSKLWYDALGIPNTPYLFLSDNNDQAHSQASQAFENWGKVFVKAARQGSSVGCYQVNQVEELSEAINKAFTFSDQVLVEKSVVPRELEVAAYEIDGELHISKPGEVIAPNGAFYSYEEKYSSDSHSITEVEANNLTDEQLELIADSARKVFTQMKLRHLSRIDFFLTQDNEIYLNEVNTFPGMTPISMFPKMVEHDGHKFSQFLENCVRTSLS
- a CDS encoding SPOR domain-containing protein produces the protein MKKFAIVTLPLLLAACVSDDYVTNVTSDSYQEEYKTAKVEAPVVSQSEQTGVVEENVVNVIKTEPVEQKVAQTTRAKPVTTVTGPTKKQQDMNQRFGYTVQVVAVGSQSKVDSFVKMLPTTSQPVWENYKMVNGTKWFTVLYGDYATRLEAKKAISTLPTTFQNLKPFVKSIDDIKNSEYPTLNKLN
- a CDS encoding bifunctional acetate--CoA ligase family protein/GNAT family N-acetyltransferase, whose protein sequence is MNHLDPLLKPRSIAVVGASQQETRAGYIVMNNLLHGDFKGAVMPVTPKYDSVAGVLSYKDILSLPIVPDLAVLCTNATRNVAIFEELAEKGIACVIVLSSDMHQTSDNGETFDSRCLAIAKKHNIRVLGPNSLGIIVPWLKLNASFSPVTALPGKIAFVSQSAAVCTTILDWANDKEIGFSAFISIGNGSDIEFSELLDYLSTDSHTEAILLYVDSIKDARRFISAARAASRNRRILVLKGGRTAKGRAAAIAHTGGADTLDIIYDSAIRRSGMLRVKNLHELFAAVETLTHSVPLRGERLAIVTNGGGPAIMAVDTLFDRGGKLAELSEKTLERLNKVLPSSWSHSNPIDIVGDAGDQRYIDTINTLLGGDEADAILIMHSPSAIAHSAQTAERIIKAIKKHPRHKRFNILTNWSGELTARPARKLFTEAGIPTYRTPESSVVAFMHLVEYRRNQRQLMETPTTAEKVHIEDLADARNWIERQLLDKDTVSLDTHQNSQFFKHFNLEVLPTWIASDPSEAVHIAETIGYPVAVKLRSPDIAHKSDVQGVMLNLRNSNEVANAAQAILDRSQLSFPTAHIHGLLIQGMAKLAGGQELRVKVTTDETFGPIILLGQGGSEWDESIDAAAAFPPLNMTLARYLIIRAIKSGKIRLQKLPNPIDIEGLSELLVRISQMVVDCPEIHDLDIHPVLANGDKFTILDADIILKAYEGDPQERLAIRPYPVELEENIVLKDGTEVLLRPILPEDEPLHADFINRVSKEDLYKRFFSDVGEFNHEALANFTQIDFDREIAFVVVRKEQGVPAIIGVSRALINPENTDAEFAILIRSDLKGVGLGRILLTKVIDYCRAKQTKQMSGMTMPTNRGMLTLAQKLGFELDISFEDGTADMVLPLLE